One Candidatus Zixiibacteriota bacterium genomic region harbors:
- a CDS encoding DPP IV N-terminal domain-containing protein, producing the protein MQKWFILCLFAIAILCRVHSAQGFENELAIYRNPALSPDESQVAFECRDWDTGAQEEMPKGESDIFLADIKGSNLRQLTFMSGDFHLSPDNTKVLINSGYGLYLLDLNKKEAPRQVFNRFPEVYLSREWSPIRQLSWSPSGKKFFFARTIGDVISGQKKNSIVDAETLGETVLDDELGSIPSRIQWIDDNTIIYERDNEILIYNYLTKKGDLLASGYPNEPCTDPVLSPDMQKMLYRYTDQYKVRLGPQMKIVICEIKDLPDWAAEELAKKLWSGEEKMFKKTDYLLLGGSISQVKVSWFRDSQRLLIKGLKELWIYNLTDSSYTPVFLDSIPIKEALLTPDQNKVFFISSLWSSEHEDARITGKGNSSNLKVYDLKNKVCRTIFRDSGPISQLRLSSDGSSLALVRGGNIWIVNTATEKGYQLTSDGGLSPQWLLNDKSILFSSDGSLVKADLRTGKFTNLTLGRGTEPTWISDKEVVVKSRGKFWQVSVDKIRVKEIQKYPDKPRLTKGKKYEVYIDEVKLVPRSPDLTQVKAQDLKTSQSWVVKRPWCNFPWALEEKNR; encoded by the coding sequence ATGCAAAAGTGGTTTATCCTTTGTCTGTTTGCCATAGCAATTCTATGCCGGGTGCATTCCGCGCAGGGGTTTGAGAATGAACTTGCCATTTACAGGAACCCAGCATTGTCCCCAGATGAAAGCCAGGTTGCTTTTGAATGTCGGGATTGGGATACTGGAGCACAAGAAGAGATGCCAAAAGGAGAAAGTGATATTTTTTTGGCTGACATCAAGGGGTCGAATCTAAGACAATTGACATTCATGTCCGGTGATTTTCACCTTTCTCCTGATAATACCAAAGTATTAATAAATTCTGGGTATGGACTTTACCTCTTAGACCTGAACAAAAAAGAGGCTCCTCGCCAGGTTTTTAACCGGTTTCCTGAAGTTTACTTAAGTCGGGAATGGAGTCCAATACGTCAACTTTCCTGGTCCCCAAGCGGCAAGAAGTTTTTTTTCGCAAGAACAATAGGAGACGTTATCTCAGGACAGAAAAAGAATTCTATTGTAGATGCTGAGACTTTGGGGGAAACGGTTCTGGATGATGAATTAGGTTCCATTCCATCCAGGATACAGTGGATTGACGATAATACCATCATTTACGAAAGGGACAATGAGATCCTGATTTATAATTATCTCACCAAAAAGGGGGACTTGCTGGCTTCCGGATACCCAAACGAACCCTGCACTGATCCGGTTCTGAGCCCGGACATGCAGAAAATGTTATATAGATATACAGACCAATATAAAGTAAGATTAGGTCCTCAAATGAAAATAGTTATCTGCGAGATTAAGGATTTACCCGACTGGGCTGCAGAGGAGCTTGCCAAAAAGCTCTGGTCTGGCGAGGAAAAAATGTTCAAGAAGACAGATTATCTTTTGCTGGGAGGCTCAATCTCTCAAGTGAAGGTGAGCTGGTTTAGAGATAGTCAGAGGCTTTTGATCAAAGGACTGAAAGAATTATGGATTTATAATCTCACAGACTCTTCTTACACCCCTGTTTTTCTCGACTCCATCCCTATTAAGGAGGCGCTTCTAACCCCGGACCAAAATAAAGTCTTTTTTATCTCGTCGCTATGGAGTTCCGAGCATGAAGATGCCAGGATAACAGGTAAGGGAAATTCATCAAACCTGAAAGTTTACGATCTTAAGAATAAAGTATGCAGAACTATTTTCAGAGATTCAGGTCCCATAAGTCAGTTAAGACTATCCTCTGATGGCTCTTCTTTGGCTTTAGTCAGAGGCGGGAATATCTGGATTGTGAACACGGCAACAGAAAAAGGATATCAGTTGACGTCTGATGGTGGACTAAGCCCTCAGTGGCTCTTGAATGATAAAAGTATTCTGTTCAGTAGCGATGGTTCATTGGTAAAAGCTGATCTCAGGACAGGAAAATTCACTAATTTGACTTTAGGTAGAGGAACTGAACCAACATGGATAAGTGATAAGGAAGTAGTTGTCAAAAGCAGGGGAAAATTCTGGCAAGTCTCTGTGGACAAGATCAGAGTAAAGGAAATTCAGAAATACCCGGATAAACCAAGGTTGACCAAAGGTAAAAAATATGAAGTTTATATTGACGAAGTAAAGCTTGTGCCCAGGTCTCCGGATTTGACTCAAGTCAAGGCCCAGGACCTGAAAACCTCACAATCCTGGGTTGTAAAACGGCCCTGGTGCAATTTCCCCTGGGCTCTTGAGGAAAAAAATCGATAA